A genome region from Corvus hawaiiensis isolate bCorHaw1 chromosome 4, bCorHaw1.pri.cur, whole genome shotgun sequence includes the following:
- the LOC125325142 gene encoding skin secretory protein xP2-like encodes MAISVKSRSPVCTAGFRAGAAGAARCPARTALPRQTQPPAEIVPGHPAGKSHTASTPDPGDGPGEPASPPGKSPGRAPLRIPLSVSRCLYPAHRAPLHSTPSSIPRTAPAPSAQHSAANCADPAQHPAHSAPHGAQHRARHPAHIAQRTPHRTPHSAPHRTPLSAPPPLSACLRRTPPGANSRPRTGFPRGSSVLSRLIACSAPFPARGRVTAARPAPPSGGARGASLGWASRLSPSNSATIAHHRCASPLKGAPYCSPLYLAERFIIFLLFPGSSVPQLACAVEGFRHSLVAALLAASLLPASGRRKPPVISSSPCINWSALMRFCSPLEANLSLF; translated from the exons atggcAATTTCCGTTA AATCTCGCTCCCCAGTCTGCACAGCTGGGTTCAGAGCAGGCGCTGCTGGTGCAGCCCGGTGCCCTGCAAGAACGGCTCTGCCCCGACAAACGCAGCCGCCCGCCGAAATCGTCCCGGGGCACCCTGCAGGAAAATCCCACACTGCGTCCACGCCCGATCCCGGCGACGGCCCCGGCGAGCCGGCGAGTCCCCCGGGCAAGTCCCCCGGGCGAGCACCACTCCGCATCCCGCTCTCCGTATCCCGCTGTCTGTATCCGGCGCATCGCGCGCCCCTGCACAGCACTCCGAGCAGCATCCCGCGAACCGCACCCGCGCCCTCCGCACAGCACAGCGCAGCGAACTGCGCGGACCCTGCACAGCACCCCGCGCACTCGGCACCGCACGGCGCACAGCACCGCGCCCGGCACCCCGCGCACATCGCACAGCGCACCCCGCACCGCACCCCGCACAGCGCTCCGCACCGCACGCCGCTCTCTGCCCCTCCGCCCCTCTCCGCCTGCCTCCGGCGCACACCGCCGGGAGCGAACAGCCGGCCACGCACCGGCTTTCCGCGCGGCTCCTCCGTGCTTTCCCGGCTTATCGCGTGCTCGGCACCTTTCCCGGCCCGAGGAAGGGTTACCGCAGCCAGGCCGGCCCCGCCCAGCGGAGGGGCCCGGGGAGCGTCCCTGGGCTGGGCGAGCCGGCTCTCCCCGAGCAACTCCGCGACCATCGCCCATCACCGCTGCGCTTCTCCCTTGAAGGGAGCCCCCTATTGTTCTCCACTTTACTTAGCCGAGcgatttattatttttcttctctttccaggcTCATCCGTACCCCAGCTGGCGTGTGCTGTGGAGGGATTCCGGCACAGCCTCGTCGCGGCTCTCCTCGCAGCCTCGCTCCTTCCAGCGAGCGGCCGTAGGAAG CCGCCGGtgatttcttcctctccttgcaTCAACTGGTCAGCTTTAATGCGCTTCTGCTCCCCCCTCGAAGCAAACCTAAGTCTCTTTTAA